TCTCCTCGTTTAGCGCAAGGCACAGCACGCCTTTTGCGTGAGTTATGGCGAAATTTACCTTTTGCGTATCGCTAAAGGTCGCCGCAAATACCAAATCTCCCTCATTTTCGCGATCCTCGTCGTCGACCATGACGACCATTTTGCCGTTTTTGATGTCATTTATGGCCTGCTCTACTCTATCCATTGTTATTCCTTGTTTAAAATTTTAGGACAATTATACATTCTTAGTTTTAAAGAAGCGGTAAAAGCGAGGCTAAATTTAAATCCGCTCCAAACGATCCGCGCGGCGCTAAGTTAATCAAATTTAGCTTACGTAAAGCGGTTAATTTCGCGACTTTACTCAAGGCGATTTTAGGCTATTTTTTGCGTCTTTTGGCTAAAATCTCGCTTTTTAAAGGAAATTTATTGAGCTTAGTTTCTCTAGCCGCGATCATGCTGACGCATTTTATCGCTATTATCGTGCCGGGGCCAGACGTATTTTTGATACTTCGCGTATCGCTAGCGCACGGCTTTAGATATAGCTTTTATGCTTGTTTGGGAGTCTGCGCCGGCATAGTTTTATGGGTTTTTTTGACGGCGTTTGGGCTAAAGGCTCTTTTTGAGGCCGCGCCGTTTATCAGATACGCCTTAGCGCTGTTTAGCGTCTGTTGTCTGCTTTTTTTGAGCTTTTTACTATTTCGCTCCGCTCGTAGCGAAAAAGCAAACAAAGAGCAAATACAAAAAGAAAAAAATGTAAGCGCAAAGCATTTTTTTATCCTCGGGATGCTTACAAATATCTCAAATCCTAAGGCTATTTTGTATTTTGCTAGCATTTTTTCTAAATTTATCGACGAATCCGCGCCGATAAAAGACGTTTTTTTGTTGATCTCCGCGATATCCGTCCAAAGCGTATTCGTTTTCGTGCTTTTGGGTCGGCTTTTTGCCGTAAAAAAGGCGCGCGAAGCGTTTTTGAGTCGCCAAAAGACGCTTGATAGCGTTTGCGCGACGATTTTTGCGCTTTTTGCGCTTGCTATAGCGTATGATTTCGTTATTCAAATCCTAAATAAAGGCTAAATTTGCTTCATTCTATCATAGACACTATCGTCTCTTACGTGAGTCAGTGGGGGTATACGGGCATCTTTTTGATGATGTTTTTAGAGAGTTCGTTTTTTCCGTTTCCAAGCGAAGTGGCGATGATACCGGCGGGCTATCTCGCGCACGAAGGAAAGATGAATCTATTTGCCGCTTGGGCCGTCGGAACGGCAGGCAGTCTCGCAGGAGCGGCGTTTAACTACTATCTGTGTTACTTTTTCGGGCGGGAGCTCGCGCTAAAATACGGCAAATACGTCGGTATTACTGAGGAGAAAATGCGCAAATTCGAGGCGTTTTTTAACAAGCACGGCGAGATTTCGACCTTTAACTGCCGCCTGATCCCTGGCATCCGCCAGTACATCAGCCTGCCGGCGGGTCTTGCGCGTATGAATATCTTTAAATTTTGCCTCTATACGGCTTTGGGCGCGGGCATCTGGGTCGCCGTACTGCTTGCGGTGGGCTGGTATCTAGGTAAAAACTACGACAAAGATACCTTTAGCCACATCGTGATCGCTCTACTAGTCGCAGTCGGCCTGCTCACCGCGATTTATATCTTTTACGTAAAACGCCAAAGTAAAAAATCAAAAAACGGCACAAAAGAGCCAGAATAAACCGCCTCTAAACTAACCGCTAAAGGAAATTTAAAATTCGGCTACTTAGCTGGTTTATTTTGCTAAATTTTACCGTGCAAAAAATATAGAAAGTTTTTGCCTTAACTTTTAGGCGCAAATAAATTTCCACCGATAATCAAAAGCGGCGAAGCGGCTTTGAGTCTGCCTAAAATTATAAAAATTTCGGCTTTTAATCAAAATCCGTATAAAATAAAATTTGATTTACGCTTAGACTTTACGCCTTAAGGCGATAAATTTAAGCGCCTTTAAACCCTCGCGAGCAAGGTTAAAAAATGAAAATTCGGCTCTTTTTTCGCCTTTGCTTTTCAAATAATACCCGCGCAAATCAAGCGCCAAAAGCGCGATAAGAGACGGAAACATATAGATATTTATGGCGATAAGTACAATGCGAAGCGTAACGGTGTCTTGTAAAATAGCTTGTAAATTTAGGCTATTTTCAATACTGACGTAATAAACGCCGATCACTGCAAAAAGCGCGGCGATGCGTAAAATTTTAGATACGATTTCGTTGCCGAGTTTTGAGATATTTTCACTAACGGCTAGCGATAAAAATAGCCAGCAAAGTATCCAAATAAGCGCAAAAACCACGTCTAAAAATAAATTTTCATCGTAACGCTCGCGTACGACTATAGCAAAAGCGGGCGAAAAAATCAGGCTCAAAACGAACCAAAAAAGCGAGCGAAACGCAAGCAGGACAAAGCACGCGTAGACAAAAGCGCTAGAGGCAAGCAAAAGCCACTCGACCCTAAAAACGAGTGCGAGCACATAAATGCCGACGCAAAGCACAAATAGGCCGCAAAAGAGCGAATAATAGCCCTCAAGCAGCCTCGTAGCCTTTAAATTTATATTTTCAAAAAAATTTAGCACGCGTGGGTTATGAAATTTTCTTTTGTTTGGGGCGAAAGACCTTCATCACACTCTCATCCGTCTCGATGAATGCACCTCCGATAAGATCTATACAGTAAGGAATCGCCGGAAATACGGGCTCTAGGCACTCTCTGATCGCCTTTGGCTGGCCTGGTAAATTTACGATGAGCGCATGCCCTCTGATGCCAGCCGTTTGGCGCGATAGGATCGCGGTAGGGACGTATTTTAGGCTAGCTGTTCTCATTAGCTCGCCAAAGCCGGGCATCATCTTTTCGCATACGGCCTCGGTTGCCTCAGGCGTCACGTCGCGAGGAGCCGGTCCCGTGCCGCCCGTAGTTAGCACTAGATCGCAGCCTTGCACGTCTATCATGTGTTTTAGGCGCTCTTTTATAAGCTCGATCTCATCCGGGATCACCTCGTAAAAATACTCGCGCTCGCTCGTTATCCAGCCGTCTAAAACCTCTTTTATCGCCGCGCCAGATAGATCGTCGTACTTGCCCTCGCTAGCGCGATCACTCAGCGTCAATATGCCAATTTTTGCTTTCATTTTTTCTCCTTAAATTTAGTTGTAATAATCTTTGATAATTTTGCCTAGCGCGTCTTTGTCGATACTCTCAAAAATCTCGATATGCTCGCTGATGCGCTCTAGCTGCGTTTTCATACCGGCTAAAAACGCTCCGACTTCGGCATATGCCTCTTGCAGTAGCTCCTCGGCATCTGCAGCATTTGGTATCAAAGCGCGCCCCATACCGTACTCAAAGACCATATTTTGCGCTATTTCGCGAGCTTTTTGGATGTCGGCGCCCGAGTTTGAAAAGGTATCGTCTTTGATCATCTTTAGCGCGCTCATACCCGCCAAACAGACCTTGATGCGAGCAAACATCTGCGAGCGCGACTCTATCTCTCGCTCGGGACGCATAAACTGCTCCTCGACGAGCGAAATTTTTTCAAATTCTATCCCGAACCAATACGCCGCCAACGCTTTTGCGCCCTGATAGAGCGCTTGGATGCGCTTTTCCTCGTCGTTGTAGCTTAAAATCCTCTTTTTACCGAGCAAGACTTTGTTTAAAACGCTTTCAAAATCGCTAAACTCTATCATCTCGCCGCCGCGTCTTAGCGCGTTTATCGCGGCTTCATTTACCAGCGTAGAAAGCGCCGCCCCGCTAAAACCCACGCTAATACGCGCCACATCCTGCGCATCTACGCTCGTGTTTTTGTCTTTTAGATAGGATTTTAAAATCTCGGCCCTATCGCTAAAATCAGGCATCGAAAGAAAAATACGTCTATCAAATCGCCCCGAGCGCAGCAACGCCTCGTCTATCATCTCGATGCGATTAGTCGCGGCGATAACTATGACGCCCGAGTTATCCTCAAAGCCGTCCATCTCGGTCAGTAGCTGATTTAGCGTAGCCTCGCGCTCGTCGTTTCGGTTACCGCCGCGCACCTTGCCCACGGCGTCGATCTCGTCGATAAAGATGATGGATGGAGCATACGCTTTAGCCTTTAAAAACAGCTCATGCACGCGTTTTGCGCCCATACCGACGTAAATTTGAACAAAACTCGCGCCGCTTTGGTAAAAAAACGGCACTCCAGCCTCGCCCGCGACGGCCTTTGCCACTAGCGTCTTGCCCACTCCGGGAGGCCCTATCATCAGCACGCCTTTTGGCATTTTGATGCCGAATTTTTTATATTTTACGGGATCTTTGAGAAAATCCACTATTTCGCTTAGCTCAAATTTGACGTCTTTTATACCGGCCACGTCGCTAAATTTGACGTTTGAGATGGCAGGCTGCACGGAGCTAGCCGAGATATTTTCATACTCATAGACGTTTGCTTTTTGATTTTCGTTTTGAGCGGCGAGCTTTTTCTTTTTAAATCTCGCATAAACCGCAAGCCCCGCAAAACAGATAACAAGTAGCGCTAAAACGGCCAAAATTTCATCCAGCACGGGCGTGTCTTTTTTTATATCTACTGGCGCTTTTTGTATGAGTTTTCGCACGTCTACGCCGTCTTTTACGATGAGGTATTTACGCCCTCCCTTGGTCGTTAGCTCGATCTGGCCGCCGTCTATCGTCGCGCTCTCGATCATACCGCCCTCTAGTAGCTTTTCGTAGCTTTCGTACATTATATTTTTGGGTTGGCTTCTACCGACGGCGATAGCTAACAAGATCGCTAAAAGTACTGTTAGGATGAGGATTATCTTTTGTTTATTTAGCTTAAATTTGCGCATAATCTCCCTCGCTTTTTACTTCAAATTTATCTATGACCGCCCACTCTTTTAAAATTTGCTTATCCGTTTTGATTTTTACTTTGTTGTAAAATTGATCAAAGCCTTCGTAAAATTCGCCGTTTAGCTGCTCAACGAGTACGTTTAGGCTCCCGCCTTTTTTGGCGTGCTCTTGCCTAAATTTAAAATTATTTTCCGCTACGATTTGCTTTAAAATTTTAAGCCTAGCCTTCGCCACGTCGCCGCTAACGTTCGTTTTCATATCCGCCGAGTGCGTTCCGGTTCTCGGCGAATACGCAAAGCAGTGCAGATGCGTGAGCGGAAATTTTTTAAAATTTACCAGCGCCTCGCTCCAGATTTCCTCGCTCTCGCCGGGATGCCCCACGATGTAGTCGGTTCCTAGCGCAAAGCCCATTTCGCTAAGCTGTAAAAACAGCTCCAAATCCCTAAAGGCCTGGTTTCGCCGTCTCATGATGCGCAGCATCGCCTCGCTCGTATGCTGAAGCGCGATGTGTAGATGCCGCTCTAGCCAGCTCTCTTTTAAAATCTCGCGAAAGCTCTCGTCTATCTGGCTAGGCTCTATACTGCCTAGCCTTATGCGCTTTATGCCGCCTATTTTACCGAGCCTGCCTAGCAGTCGCCCTAGGCTTGAACCCGTATCCTTGCCGTAGCTGCCGATGTTTGTACCCGTTAGCACCAGCTCGTTATAGCCGTTGTAGGCTAAAATTTTAGCCTCGCGCAAGATCGCTTCCTCGTCCATGCTGCGCGCTTTGCCGCGGACGGCGGGGATGATGCAGTAACTGCAGGCAAAGTCGCAGCCCTCTTGGATCTTGATAAAGGCTTTGGTGTGATTTTCGTAGTTCGTTACGATATTTTTGTCGATACTTTTTAAATTTCCCAGCTCGAAAAACGGATCTTGCGACTTTAGCAGCGCGTTTATATCCTCTTTTTTACTCGCGCCTATTACGCCGAAAACCGCGCTTTTGTTAAACAGCTCCTTGCCCTTACTCACAGCGCCACATCCCGTTAGTATCACTCTAGCGCCGCGTTTTTTTATGCCGTTTATGTAGCTGCGCGCGCCGCTATCTGCGGAGTTTGTGACCGTGCAGGAGTTTACCACTACGATGTCGGCTTCGTTTTCGTCGCTAACGATATCGTAGTCTTTGACGTAGCTTTTCATCAGCTCGGTGTCGTAGATGTTCGTGCGGCAGCCGAAGGTTTTAAAATACACCTTCTCTCGGCGCGGCTCTTGCGGGGTCAAATTTGAGTTTGATTTCATATTTCCTCGCCGCCTTCGCC
The nucleotide sequence above comes from uncultured Campylobacter sp.. Encoded proteins:
- a CDS encoding LysE family translocator; this translates as MSLVSLAAIMLTHFIAIIVPGPDVFLILRVSLAHGFRYSFYACLGVCAGIVLWVFLTAFGLKALFEAAPFIRYALALFSVCCLLFLSFLLFRSARSEKANKEQIQKEKNVSAKHFFILGMLTNISNPKAILYFASIFSKFIDESAPIKDVFLLISAISVQSVFVFVLLGRLFAVKKAREAFLSRQKTLDSVCATIFALFALAIAYDFVIQILNKG
- a CDS encoding DedA family protein; the encoded protein is MLHSIIDTIVSYVSQWGYTGIFLMMFLESSFFPFPSEVAMIPAGYLAHEGKMNLFAAWAVGTAGSLAGAAFNYYLCYFFGRELALKYGKYVGITEEKMRKFEAFFNKHGEISTFNCRLIPGIRQYISLPAGLARMNIFKFCLYTALGAGIWVAVLLAVGWYLGKNYDKDTFSHIVIALLVAVGLLTAIYIFYVKRQSKKSKNGTKEPE
- a CDS encoding nitrogen fixation protein NifR codes for the protein MLNFFENINLKATRLLEGYYSLFCGLFVLCVGIYVLALVFRVEWLLLASSAFVYACFVLLAFRSLFWFVLSLIFSPAFAIVVRERYDENLFLDVVFALIWILCWLFLSLAVSENISKLGNEIVSKILRIAALFAVIGVYYVSIENSLNLQAILQDTVTLRIVLIAINIYMFPSLIALLALDLRGYYLKSKGEKRAEFSFFNLAREGLKALKFIALRRKV
- the mog gene encoding molybdopterin adenylyltransferase; amino-acid sequence: MKAKIGILTLSDRASEGKYDDLSGAAIKEVLDGWITSEREYFYEVIPDEIELIKERLKHMIDVQGCDLVLTTGGTGPAPRDVTPEATEAVCEKMMPGFGELMRTASLKYVPTAILSRQTAGIRGHALIVNLPGQPKAIRECLEPVFPAIPYCIDLIGGAFIETDESVMKVFRPKQKKIS
- a CDS encoding ATP-dependent metallopeptidase FtsH/Yme1/Tma family protein, producing MRKFKLNKQKIILILTVLLAILLAIAVGRSQPKNIMYESYEKLLEGGMIESATIDGGQIELTTKGGRKYLIVKDGVDVRKLIQKAPVDIKKDTPVLDEILAVLALLVICFAGLAVYARFKKKKLAAQNENQKANVYEYENISASSVQPAISNVKFSDVAGIKDVKFELSEIVDFLKDPVKYKKFGIKMPKGVLMIGPPGVGKTLVAKAVAGEAGVPFFYQSGASFVQIYVGMGAKRVHELFLKAKAYAPSIIFIDEIDAVGKVRGGNRNDEREATLNQLLTEMDGFEDNSGVIVIAATNRIEMIDEALLRSGRFDRRIFLSMPDFSDRAEILKSYLKDKNTSVDAQDVARISVGFSGAALSTLVNEAAINALRRGGEMIEFSDFESVLNKVLLGKKRILSYNDEEKRIQALYQGAKALAAYWFGIEFEKISLVEEQFMRPEREIESRSQMFARIKVCLAGMSALKMIKDDTFSNSGADIQKAREIAQNMVFEYGMGRALIPNAADAEELLQEAYAEVGAFLAGMKTQLERISEHIEIFESIDKDALGKIIKDYYN
- the mtaB gene encoding tRNA (N(6)-L-threonylcarbamoyladenosine(37)-C(2))-methylthiotransferase MtaB, producing the protein MKSNSNLTPQEPRREKVYFKTFGCRTNIYDTELMKSYVKDYDIVSDENEADIVVVNSCTVTNSADSGARSYINGIKKRGARVILTGCGAVSKGKELFNKSAVFGVIGASKKEDINALLKSQDPFFELGNLKSIDKNIVTNYENHTKAFIKIQEGCDFACSYCIIPAVRGKARSMDEEAILREAKILAYNGYNELVLTGTNIGSYGKDTGSSLGRLLGRLGKIGGIKRIRLGSIEPSQIDESFREILKESWLERHLHIALQHTSEAMLRIMRRRNQAFRDLELFLQLSEMGFALGTDYIVGHPGESEEIWSEALVNFKKFPLTHLHCFAYSPRTGTHSADMKTNVSGDVAKARLKILKQIVAENNFKFRQEHAKKGGSLNVLVEQLNGEFYEGFDQFYNKVKIKTDKQILKEWAVIDKFEVKSEGDYAQI